Proteins from a single region of Undibacterium sp. KW1:
- a CDS encoding flagellar basal body P-ring protein FlgI — MIRAAILAMAVMTAMIAPESRAERIKDLAGIQGVRQNQLLGYGLVVGLDGSGDQTTQTPFTVQSIISMMQQLGVAIPVGTSLQLKNVAAVMVTTSLPAFAQPGQTLDITVSSMGNAKSLRGGTLLMTPLKGADNQIYAMAQGNVLVGGVGASANGSKAQVNHLSVGKISGGATVERAVPNSVSQGPTIQLELNSSDFSTASRVVDAINRRFGPDTAAAMDGRVIQVKAPVSADQRVSFLGNLENIDVTPAQMAAKVILNARTGSIVMNQAVTLETCAVAHGNLSVVINTDNTVSQPNALAAGQTAPTANSTVTISKDAGQLMMLKAGVSLAEVVKALNAIGATPQDLLAILQAIKASGALRADLEII, encoded by the coding sequence AGAGCGTATCAAGGACCTGGCAGGCATACAGGGCGTGCGGCAAAATCAGTTGCTTGGCTATGGCCTGGTGGTTGGTCTCGATGGCAGTGGTGACCAGACTACGCAAACCCCGTTCACAGTGCAGAGTATCATCAGCATGATGCAGCAACTGGGCGTCGCCATCCCAGTGGGAACCAGCCTGCAATTAAAGAATGTGGCCGCAGTCATGGTGACTACCTCCTTGCCAGCTTTTGCCCAGCCCGGGCAGACCCTGGATATCACGGTGTCGTCCATGGGTAACGCAAAAAGTCTGCGCGGTGGCACACTGCTGATGACTCCTTTAAAAGGTGCGGATAACCAGATTTATGCGATGGCACAGGGCAATGTGCTGGTCGGTGGTGTGGGTGCTTCGGCAAACGGCAGTAAGGCGCAAGTCAATCATCTAAGTGTCGGTAAAATTTCTGGTGGTGCGACGGTGGAGAGGGCGGTACCCAATTCAGTTTCCCAGGGACCTACCATACAACTGGAGTTGAACAGCTCGGATTTTTCCACTGCCAGCCGGGTGGTGGATGCGATCAACCGCCGCTTTGGCCCGGACACGGCAGCAGCCATGGATGGTCGTGTGATACAGGTGAAAGCACCAGTCTCTGCCGATCAACGCGTGAGTTTTCTCGGCAATCTGGAAAATATCGATGTGACGCCAGCGCAAATGGCAGCGAAGGTTATCTTGAATGCCAGGACTGGCTCTATCGTCATGAACCAGGCCGTGACGCTGGAAACCTGTGCTGTCGCCCATGGGAATCTGTCTGTCGTCATCAATACTGACAATACGGTCAGCCAGCCAAATGCACTGGCAGCCGGACAAACAGCACCTACGGCTAATTCAACCGTCACGATCTCGAAAGATGCGGGTCAATTGATGATGCTAAAGGCTGGGGTATCTCTGGCTGAGGTGGTCAAGGCCCTCAATGCCATCGGTGCGACACCGCAAGATCTGCTGGCCATATTGCAGGCCATCAAGGCATCCGGTGCCTTGCGTGCGGACCTG